AATGATAAATGCTTGAAACGAATACCTGAACTAAAAATAACCGAACAAGCGATGAGGAAGACTATCGAAGCTGTACCAATGTCCGGCTGTAGCACAATAAGTGCTAAGATAACCCCTGTTATGACGAGGGGAGGTAAAACCGCTCGACTAAACTCACGAATATATTCCTGTTTTTTAGAGTATACAGATGCTAAATACATAATGATCCCGAGTTTAGCAAATTCTGCTGGCTGGATTCCCAAAAACCAGGATTGCGCATTATTGACTGTTGAACCAAACAGTAATACTCCTATTAATAATAGGATTACACCAAGTATAATCGGTTTGATTAATTTTTGATAGTACCGATATGGAAAAACACAACAAATAATGAATCCAACCAAACCCATTGCAAATCGAACAGCTTGCTGGATTAAATAGTGATTTGCAGGTTGCCCTTGAACAACTGCAAAAACCATGCTTGCGCTATAAATCATTACTAAACCAAAAGCAGCCAATAATATTGGCGTTATTATTAGTGTGTAATCATAATCTTTTAATTTATGTAACATATTTCTTCTCCCTACTAAATACGTAATACAAGAGCTTGTCCAAGAGGCAGCTAGAAGGAACCATAATAGATCATTTAAATCTATACGCTGATTCGTTGTTTGTTTTAACAGTTCCACTCTTGCAAGCCGTTTTTTTTAAACTACAAGCCCCTATTACAGATATTTGAAACAAAAAAACCTTGCCGGAATGATTATGCAGGCAAAGTTTTTGCTTGTTTAAATTCTCGCAAAAACCGAAGATAAGTAGGATTATACGGAATTTTGCGCTGCTTCGTGCAGAATATTTAACTTCCTCTCCAGATCTTCTAAAATTGCTTTACCTTCACTTTCGCTAATTAAGTTTAAACGAACAGCAAAATCAATCTCCCTGGAAAGCCCAAACATTTGTGTATCCAATACCTCTTCATATAATGGGCATTGTGGCATTGTTAAATTATCTATTTGAACTTCTATTAGTCGCAAAATTTTATCAGCATCAGCCTTGAGAAGGGCATGGGCTTTTTCGCGATGATTTACAGTCACCTCTGGCATCAAATCTATCCCCTCCGTTATCAAAGACTTCTTTCTATATTATATTATCGTTAGTACAACTAAAATGCAAATAAAAAAATATTTTTTCATGATTGATCTAAATCCAATGAAAGCGAGTGTTTTATCCCTCCGTTACCGTTTACAAGATACTACCTACTGTTTGCAAGAAATTCATTATAGCTTCTCTTTTGTAGTTCGTTAAAAAGCAAAGCTTTAAAACCTCTTTAGATAACGAATTTTTCTCCTTTATGTTTACCATAACAGGATTTTCCGCTACTTTCCACTTTTTTACTATTATAAAATGTCTTAAAATGTCTAGAATATTTTTAAAAAAGAAGTAAAGCACTTCCGTTTTTATGGTTGATTTTTAATTGGACATAGCTCGAAATGCATGAAATTATCTTTAAGGTTTGCTATCCTAAATAGGAAATCAAATATGAGGTGATTATTATGATCGTACCAATTAAAGGTAAAGTTACATATCCCATTACATTAGATCCTTCCGTTTGGATATTTGATGATCGTAAAATTGAATGGGAACTTGCATTTACAGACGGAAGTAACGTTTTAGAGGATGATGAAAATGATTTAAAACGAGCTTCAGAAAGATGGGAAAAAGAAGTATCTGAACAAGTGAAGCCACCAGTAAACCGCAGTATAAAACGCTATGAGCGTGATAAAATTTTAAAGAGCTCTTATGTTATTCCATTGGAAGATTTCTTAAATCATGCAGAAATTAATGCCGATGCTACAGAAGCTGTTTTGATTCGTGAGATTGGAAACGTCACCATCCCACTAGTTGAATTATTTAATAGTTATTTTTTATTTTCAAAAGATGGAAAGCCATTAAGAACGGACGGTCCCGTACATCTATACTATAAAGACGGAACAAACAAAAATAACCCGATAACACATATTACAGGTATCTCTATTCAATAAAGTGAATCTATCAATCCGTGAGGATGTCATTTATCCCCCACGGCTTGTTAGATGAACGAATTGAGCATTTAGGTGCTTGTTATCTCTCATTTAGACTTGTTGCAGTACAAGATTAGTCAACGCTTGAAGCGGGAGTCTTACAGCACACCTTATATGCTATATGCTAGATAAAACTTCTCTCTACCCGGTTTCCTGAGCAGCATATAGTCATTTATTTTGTGGCGTATTTTCAATTGCTTCAATCTTAGACCGTATGAATATAGATTCAAATCATACCTTTTACCAGGCAGTGAGAAATTTTTGCTGCCTGGTATACTTCAAAGCAAAGCTCCATACAATAAGCAGTTTACATATAACCCTTTTCCCCCTCTTCTGCTGTAAAAAACTGAAACTATTTCCAACTAACGTGGCTTCCCATCCAATTTGTATATTTTCTTAAATTCTATACAAAATAATTGTAATTGGATTTATGGATGGAGGAATGATGATGAGATTGTCTCTCATAACGATCACACTTTTTAGCCTGTTTGTTTTTACAGCTTGTAATCAAGACAATCGTGAAGAAGCAATTACAAATGAAGAAACAGATAGACAGTTCGAACAAGTAAAAAACTCAGATCCAAATCAACCACAACAATTATCCAATACAGAAATCGCTAATCATTTGGCAAATATTGCCAGTGATGTTCCTAACGTAAATGATGCTGTTTCTGTCGTTGCTGGTCCTTATGCAGTAGTTGGGATAGATGTTGATAAGGACTTGGACCGTTCTAGAGTTGGAACTATTAAATACAGTGTGTTAGAGGCGTTGTATGATGATCCTTATGGCAAAACTGCTGTCGTCATCGCCGATGCAGATGCCAATGAAAGAATTCGCGGGATGGCCGATAAAATCGAACAAGGGCAGCCTATCTACGGCATTGTAGACGAATTAGCCGCAGTTGTTGGACGTTATATGCCTGAGTTTCCAATCAATAAAAACCGACCAAAGGAAAGTGATCCAAATAAAGAGGTTATCCCTGAAAATGAAAAAGAGCAACTGGAAGATACCGAGGAAGAACAGTCCAATCATTATAAGCAGAATGAATCTTAATATAATGTAAGTATGCTCTCTGAGTAAACACTTTTGTCCATTGCCTGACAAATGAAAGAATCATGGAAAACCCTCGCAAATTAATGAGCGACTTTTCTTTTAGTCTGGTGAGCAAAATTTTCACTCTTGTAAGCGAGTTTTCCGCCTGAACGAGCGACTTCTTAACCTTGACGAGCCACTTTTTCGTCTCGACGAGCGACTATAGAATAGTGCTTGCAAGTGTTCAGGCACATATAAAGTGAATCTTCAATTCATGGGGTTTTCATTGATCCCCCATGAATTGAAGGTATGACTTAAAAGACACTGAACAGAATCTCACCATATCATTTGCAGTTGGATCTCACGTTTATTCTGGATTTCAACTCGTAAATTGGATAAGCAGGTTTTACTACTAGCACTTACGATATAAAGATTAATCTTACCTCAACAGATAAAAAATTTCCGCTAATGATAGCGGAAATTTTTTATTGCTGGTATTCACTTGTATTGGCTTCTTTGTTTTGTGTGTAATATTGAACCCCAAACTGTGAGCCTTCCGAAACCATTTTAGCGTTTTCTAATTGTGCTAAATCCTGGTTCTCAGACTGATCTGGTACCCCCGCATCCTCAAAAGTCGTACGGATACTATTTTGGTAATTTTTAACTTTCTGCTTTACCCTGTCCCTATTTTCTTTATCCTTTAGAAAATACCCAGCTACTGTAGCTCCAATAACACCTGCAGCTCCAGCAGCGGAATATAAATATTTCTTTTTCATCGAATCGCCCTTTCTTAATCTTAGTTAATTACCAATACCCTTTCCGCTATTTCATCAAACATAAGATTGTGATATACTAAAAAAATAATAGCATATGTTTTATTTCTTGACATATAATGCTACAGCCAAACGACTCATGTTATGGTTAGCTTATATGGATCTTTATGCTTATTCTTCGATTTTGAGGTGAAATTATGCAAGTGAAATGTACAATTTGCGATACAGTGGAAAGTATTCATGATCACTGCTTTGAAGCTAAACGCTTAAGAAACAGAAGAATCCATATGCATTTATGCCAAGCATGTTATGATAGAATTGGAAAAAAAACGAAAGAACGCCACGCAACTGGAAATTTCCGCTTATATACAGAAAAAAAACCAGCCGATGATTTTATATAGCTATATCGCTTAGTAACATTAAAAACCAGAAGAATAAAGCCTCTTCTGGTTTTTTAGATCGTAAAGCGGTTCTGCTGAGACCATTCCCCTAGACTCAAGAACCAATTTTATTAGCTTCCTATGTAAAAAAACACCCTGCTAACGATTTTTTCTTTCGCGATGCAAACGAAATCGATAAATTGCTAAAACTGCAGATATCACTATTAAGCTTTCTGTTATTGGGAGTTGAAATATACTAAAAATAGTTAGTAAGTAAACTCCAATTGCGAGCATGATATATACGAAAACCGTTTTTAAAGGCGAAAGTTTTCTTGCAAATCCAAGCTTAAACGAAATAACACTGAAAATTAAATTCAAAATGTATAAAGTCAAAAACATATTTTCGGTTCCAAATTGTTCTAAAAGAAAATTGAAAACAAAGCTGAAACTTCCTTCCATAGCTATCCCCCATAATTATATATCTCATCACCCATGTACCATCATACTAAATAATGTTTCATTTCGCCAGTTATATTCCCTTCAAGCAACGCATTACGTTTTGAACTCCAGCCTAAATTCCTTTATACTAGATGGTGAAAAAGAGGTGGGATGGGAAGATGAAAAAACTAAATATACCAATGCTGCTTTTAGCTATGCTCGTCATCTCAATGTTTATAGGTGTAGGTGCCGCCATTGCTTATCGTAATATTTGGCTCGTTATGTTATTTTTATTGTTAGGCTTTGGATTTATGGGAACGGGCATCCGTTTAAAAAAAGCAAGGGAGTGATAAAACTCACTTCCTTGCCTGCTTTATATAATCGGTTATAATTTTCTCTTGTATCACAGGATTCCCGGCTGCAACAGAGGTTTTAGAGAGCATATCAATGTTGTCTCCATCAATCGTAGTCGTTACACCACCAACTTCGTTTACTATCACCATTCCTGCAGCATAATCCCACGGCGAAAGACTTAACGTTAAATAATTATCTATTATACCTTCTGCAACGTAAGCAAATTCCAACGCCGCAGAACCATAAGTACGTGTCCCTCTTACGTCTTTTACAAGTTGCTGCATCCGTTTTTCTTCAACTAATCGATTTTCACATAACCAAAAATGATTCATACTAATCATCGCCTGATGGAAAGGGACACCTCGATTAAGCTGTGGTAACCTCTCATTGTTTTTAAAAGCACCTTCACCTTTTTTCGCACTGTACAGGACGTCTTCCATAACATCATAAATAAATCCAATTTCACCAACACCATCATTAAATATGCCAATTGATATTGCAAAATTTCTTTTTTGGTGAACAAAATTCATCGTACCATCAATCGGATCAATAATCCAAACAATTCCGTCCATAGAGTCTAACTGATCTCCATATCCCTCTTCACTCAAAATCAAATGATCGGTGTACGTGTGCTTAATATTTTTAGCAAAAAAAGCTTCTGTCGAACGATCCATCGCAGTTACCAAATCATTGGGGTTTGATTTGGTATCAATGGTTAACGGGGTATGGATTTGTTCTCTTATTTTCGCACCTGCTTCATATATCCATTGTTTAGCCTGGGAAAAAATCGTATCACGCTGCGCTTTATTCATCTGTATACTCCTCCATTCAATACTATCTATAATAGTACCAAATTTTAGATGTTCCGTCATGAAGTTTACATGTCTCTACTATCCCGAACTATGAGCTATAAATGAAGCTTTTCATAGAGAAGCCTAATGCAATGTAGTTTTTTCTTTATTCTTACTTAATTAAGAATACGATCATTTCTGAGCTCTTGAATTATCACTATGAATTTTTAAAGGTACCATTTTAATAATAACATTGCTGGCGGTGAATGCATTTCTGTTATAGTTGCCTGATAAAAAACCTTCAAGACAGTCGTAAGATTCAGCAATTGAAGGTTTTCACTTCTGCTCACTTTTGATCCTCCATTTCCAGCCATTGCTTCCTTAAATTTATTAACCGTTCTTTACTTTTTATGATAGCAACCGTATCTTCCTTCTTCATTGCGTCATAAAGTGTTACTAATTCGTAATCAATTTCCATGCGGATTACTGGCAATTTTTCCCGAGCTTCTTTTTTACGTAAAGTTTCCATTACGTACTTCAAATCTTTCACATCCTTTCCAAAGCTTCAAATTTTAGGGGGCTTTACATATATTTATGACCGTTTTTAAAATTTGGTTCGACTAACGACCCAGTTATACGTTTAAATCAAAGTCACCGTTACAAATATGACAACTACAGACGCTGAAAAACAGCATGTTCTAGACAATACAATTCTGCTGTCTTCACCTATTCCCTTTTTTGTCATATTTAAACTCCAGGGCAAATTAACGTTTGATTCATTACCTTTTAAGAAGGTAGCGTGTATAGCTTGACTTGTATTCTTTCATAATAAATAATAATGATAACGTGAATGGATTACCATTTCCAGTCAAATTTTGTAATAGCATGTGGATACAATCTACGGGAAAGGACGATATAAATGACATTTAATGGCTTTGAAAAAACAGATTTTGATACGTTTTATATTGACGGGCTTGAAAATAGGATGAAAGCCATTCAGACTAGAATTCAGCCCAAATTTCAGGAGGTCGGCAACGAATTAGTAGACCACCTAGCAGCACAACTCGGAAATGAAATGTTCCTACATATTGCTAAACATGCTAGAAGAACAGTAAATCCACCAAAAGATACATGGTTAGCAGTAGCAAATAATAAGCGAGGGTATAAAAAACACCCACACTTTCAAGTAGGTGTATTCGATGACCATGTGTTTGTCTGGTTAGCACTGATTTATGAATTAGATCATAAATCAGCGATCGCTCAAACATTTTTGGATCATTTCGAGCAATTGAAACAACTCCCGGAAAGCTTTGTTTTTTCGTTGGATCATACTAAAAAAGATGCTAAACCATTACAAGAACTAGACAGACAAGATTTAGAACGGTTTCGAGATGTAAAAAAAGCAGAGTTTTTAATAGGGCAACATTTTGCTAAAGAAGACGAGCGCATTTATAACGGACAATACTTCTTAAAGGAAATGAAAGCTACGGTTGAGCCATTAATTCCTTTTTATAAACTTGCTTTAAAAAGCTAACCATACAACTAACTCGTTATAGACAGTTCTTTCTCACGATGTAGAAAAAAAGCAATTCATGGATACAACAAAGGGAAGAAGCATTTTTATTTAAGCTTCTTCCCCTTTGTTTTATCCATCATTATAAAACGTTCTTCCGTTTCCTTTGCTTGTTTGATGACATGAAAGCTTGAATATCCTGAACCTTGTTTAAAAGTTGCAAACAACTTCTTCTCTTCACTTTTACTTGGAACTACTTGTTTAAATCCCCGATAAGCAGCCAACAAAATGTCCTTTTCGACTTTCTTTTCATACGCCTGCTCAATCAAACTAAAAAACTGGACGACTTGAATAACTTCTTCTTTGGTCCAAGTATCATCAATTGGATAATGATAACTCATCTCATTTCCTCCATTTGCACGTTCATATGTATCAATACTTTTCAGTGTAAGCGAAAACCGTGGGTGATGCAAACAATTTTCACCATTATCGTTGGCATGATTTTTGTTAAAGCTACTATGCGATTTTCTTTCATGAAATGGTTAAATATTTGCCAGGAACAAAGGCGCAAGCGCCCGTTTAGCAACAACGTAGTGCATGGAACAAATCAACTAAAGATTTAGGAATCATGCCACTAAAACAGGGGTGCGCCGACGTGACTAGTTGACTAGTCGGTTATTTCGTTATCCACAAGCACTTCATTTTATAGTTTTCTGTACAGCAAAAAAGCTGCCTCCAGCAGCTTTTTTGTATAGCTTATTTATTTTCACGACAAGTCGGACAAGTACCATAAAGAGTTGTTACTTTCTCTTCTTCATACTGTTCAATGATTGTTTGGCATTCTTGGCATACTACTGTGCCCATAAGACCCAACCCCTTTTCGTTGTGATAACGTATTCATATTATAATATGTCACAATGGAAAAATCAACCCTATTTAGTATGACACATTTAATTAGAATGCTATTTTTCAATTCTGCAAGTCTTCTTCGTTCCAACCTTAAAAAAAGTTACCAAAACATACAAAGCTTTATATATAAATCACATTGCAGAAATCTCTCTATTTTGTTGTTTGCCATTACACAACATTAGAAAAACTTGGCTTGTCGCCAAGTCTTATGGCGGAAGCCTTTGTTTTTCTTATACTATAAACCAAAAAAATCTTATATTTTCCTATAGTACAAAAAAGACTCCATTATAGTTGGAACTCCCATAACAGAATGAATCTATAATGGAATACAGTTCAATATATGAAGTCTCTATATTTAGTTATTTAAAAGCTCAAGTAAATGTTCGTTAGACTTCTCCTACTTACCCATCTAATGTTTGGATAAGCTTTGGATCTACCATCTCATATCCTTTATCACGTAAGCCTTTAACAATATCTGCTAACGCTTTGTTTGTCCATTCACGATCATGCATTAACAAATTCGCTCCTGGCTTTAATAAAGAATAAGTAACATCTACTTCAGGACCTTCTCCGCTCACCATGGCTTCTGTTAGCTTATTAGCGTCTTGATAAGGTGCAAAATAATCGTAACCATACGTCCAGTTCATAACGACCATCCCTTGTTCCTTAGCTACTTGCTTGGAATGATCACTATTCATACCATGCGGTGCACGGAAGAATTTTGGACGTTCTCCAATAATTTCTTCAATCTGATCACTTACACGAACGATTTCTTCTGTTTGTTCCTGTTCCGACAAATCTGGAAGCTTAGGGTGGCTATATGTATGGTTACCAATTACAAAGCCCATCTCATGAATTTCTTTCAGCATATCCTTTTGTTCTTGTGTTTCCAGAAAGTGACCATTCACGAAGAAAATTGCATTTGCATTTAAATCCTTTAAGGTTTTCGCCATTTCCAATGCATGCTTATCTGGAACATCATCGATCGTTAAAAGCACAACTTTCTCATTCGTACCTTCGCTTATTGGCACAATCGTTGCATTTTCAGAAACTTGATATTTAGGTGTTTGTTTTTCAGGATTTTCTTCTTGCTTACCGTCGCTTTTATCCTCCTGATTAGCTTCTTCTTTGTCCGCTTCGTTCTGTTTTTCTTGCTGCTCGTCATCTTTCTTTTCTTCTTTCGCTTTATCTGCATTTGTGGGTTGAGCATTCTCTTTATCCGCTCCACATGCGACGATAAATAATGCAGTTAAGATGAAAGTGACCATTAAAATAGCTTTTTTCATATAGGTCCTCCTGTCCCGATCAACTGTATAAAGCCTCCATTCTATTATAGACTGCTGGA
This genomic interval from Virgibacillus pantothenticus contains the following:
- a CDS encoding YlaI family protein, whose product is MQVKCTICDTVESIHDHCFEAKRLRNRRIHMHLCQACYDRIGKKTKERHATGNFRLYTEKKPADDFI
- a CDS encoding GapA-binding peptide SR1P; this translates as MGTVVCQECQTIIEQYEEEKVTTLYGTCPTCRENK
- a CDS encoding inositol monophosphatase family protein; translated protein: MNKAQRDTIFSQAKQWIYEAGAKIREQIHTPLTIDTKSNPNDLVTAMDRSTEAFFAKNIKHTYTDHLILSEEGYGDQLDSMDGIVWIIDPIDGTMNFVHQKRNFAISIGIFNDGVGEIGFIYDVMEDVLYSAKKGEGAFKNNERLPQLNRGVPFHQAMISMNHFWLCENRLVEEKRMQQLVKDVRGTRTYGSAALEFAYVAEGIIDNYLTLSLSPWDYAAGMVIVNEVGGVTTTIDGDNIDMLSKTSVAAGNPVIQEKIITDYIKQARK
- a CDS encoding YhcN/YlaJ family sporulation lipoprotein; protein product: MRLSLITITLFSLFVFTACNQDNREEAITNEETDRQFEQVKNSDPNQPQQLSNTEIANHLANIASDVPNVNDAVSVVAGPYAVVGIDVDKDLDRSRVGTIKYSVLEALYDDPYGKTAVVIADADANERIRGMADKIEQGQPIYGIVDELAAVVGRYMPEFPINKNRPKESDPNKEVIPENEKEQLEDTEEEQSNHYKQNES
- a CDS encoding YlaN family protein; this encodes MPEVTVNHREKAHALLKADADKILRLIEVQIDNLTMPQCPLYEEVLDTQMFGLSREIDFAVRLNLISESEGKAILEDLERKLNILHEAAQNSV
- a CDS encoding polysaccharide deacetylase family protein — translated: MKKAILMVTFILTALFIVACGADKENAQPTNADKAKEEKKDDEQQEKQNEADKEEANQEDKSDGKQEENPEKQTPKYQVSENATIVPISEGTNEKVVLLTIDDVPDKHALEMAKTLKDLNANAIFFVNGHFLETQEQKDMLKEIHEMGFVIGNHTYSHPKLPDLSEQEQTEEIVRVSDQIEEIIGERPKFFRAPHGMNSDHSKQVAKEQGMVVMNWTYGYDYFAPYQDANKLTEAMVSGEGPEVDVTYSLLKPGANLLMHDREWTNKALADIVKGLRDKGYEMVDPKLIQTLDG
- a CDS encoding YlaH-like family protein, translated to MEGSFSFVFNFLLEQFGTENMFLTLYILNLIFSVISFKLGFARKLSPLKTVFVYIMLAIGVYLLTIFSIFQLPITESLIVISAVLAIYRFRLHRERKNR
- a CDS encoding UPF0223 family protein; translated protein: MSYHYPIDDTWTKEEVIQVVQFFSLIEQAYEKKVEKDILLAAYRGFKQVVPSKSEEKKLFATFKQGSGYSSFHVIKQAKETEERFIMMDKTKGKKLK
- a CDS encoding YktB family protein is translated as MTFNGFEKTDFDTFYIDGLENRMKAIQTRIQPKFQEVGNELVDHLAAQLGNEMFLHIAKHARRTVNPPKDTWLAVANNKRGYKKHPHFQVGVFDDHVFVWLALIYELDHKSAIAQTFLDHFEQLKQLPESFVFSLDHTKKDAKPLQELDRQDLERFRDVKKAEFLIGQHFAKEDERIYNGQYFLKEMKATVEPLIPFYKLALKS
- a CDS encoding DUF5325 family protein, which codes for MKKLNIPMLLLAMLVISMFIGVGAAIAYRNIWLVMLFLLLGFGFMGTGIRLKKARE